A region of the Zhihengliuella halotolerans genome:
GTGGGGGCCGACCCTTTTGCTGTCCGACCGGAGGCCGAGTGGACTACGACTCGACGCTGAAGCGCATGATCAGGCCGAGCGCGATGACGATGGCACCCCAGGAGACGCCCATCCCCACGGTGATCCGGTTCAGGTTCTTCTCGGCAACGCCGGAGGCGCTGAGGTTGCTGGTCATGCCGCCGCCGAACATGTCGGACATGCCGCCGCCACGCCCCTTGTGCAGGAGCACGAGCATGATGAGCAGCAGGCTGGTAATGCCCAGCAGGACCTGCAGGGTGATCTTCAGTACGTCCACGTCGGCCTTTCAGTATGCGTCGCTTGTTCGCGACTAGTCGGTCACCAGGTGGTTCTCGAACCTGACAATGCTAGCAAACTCACCAGCGTCGAGGCTCGCACCGCCGACCAGTACACCGTCCACGTCGCGCTCGCGCAGGATCGCGGCCGCGTTCTGGCCCTTCACCGATCCACCGTACAACAGGCGGACCTTCTCTGCGGTGTCGGCGTCGTAGAGCTTCGTGAGTTCGGCGCGAATGGCGGCGCACATCTCCTGTGCGTCCTCCGGACCTGCGACCTCACCTGTGCCGATGGCCCAGACGGGCTCGTAGGCCACGACGAGCGTTGCCACCTTCTCGGCGTCGAGTCCGTCGACGTCGGCGCGCAGCTGCTCGAGGGTGTGCTCGACATGCGTTCCCGCCTGACGGATCTCAAGTCCTTCGCCGACACAGAGCACCGGGACGAGGTCGTGACGGTAGGCCGCCTCGACCTTCGCGCGCAGGGTCTCATCCGACTCCTGGTGCACACTGCGGCGCTCCGAGTGGCCCACGAGCACGTAGCGGCAGCCGAGCTTGTTCAGGAACTGGCCCGAGATGTCGCCCGTGTAGGCGCCGGAGTCGTGCTGCGAGAGGTCCTGACCGCCGTAGACGACGTCGAGGTCGTCGCCGGCCACGAGAGTCTGCACGCCGCGCAGGTCGGTGAACGGCGGGAAGACGGCCACCTCCACGCGGTTGTGGTCGTGGTTGGCGTCGTCGAGCGTCCACGCGAGCTTCTGCAGCAGCGTGATGCCCTGGACGTGGTCCATGTTCATCTTCCAGTTGCCCGCGATCAGCGGGCGGCGAACGAATTCGCCGTTCTTGCTCTGTGTCATGTCACTTGCCTTCCAGGGCCGTCAGGCCCGGCAGTTCCTTGCCCTCGAGGTACTCGAGGCTGGCGCCGCCACCGGTGGAGATGTGGCCGAAGTCGTCTTCTGCGAAGCCGAGGCCGCGCACGGCCGCAGCCGAGTCGCCGCCGCCGACGACGCTGAACGCCTCGGAATCGGCGAGGGCCTGGGCGACGGCACGCGTGCCGCCGGCGAAGGCCTCGATCTCGAAGACGCCCATGGGTCCGTTCCAGAACACGGTGTTGGCGCTGCGGATGAAGCTGGCGAACGCCTCGCCGGAATCAGGTCCGATGTC
Encoded here:
- the secG gene encoding preprotein translocase subunit SecG, with amino-acid sequence MDVLKITLQVLLGITSLLLIMLVLLHKGRGGGMSDMFGGGMTSNLSASGVAEKNLNRITVGMGVSWGAIVIALGLIMRFSVES
- the tpiA gene encoding triose-phosphate isomerase; its protein translation is MTQSKNGEFVRRPLIAGNWKMNMDHVQGITLLQKLAWTLDDANHDHNRVEVAVFPPFTDLRGVQTLVAGDDLDVVYGGQDLSQHDSGAYTGDISGQFLNKLGCRYVLVGHSERRSVHQESDETLRAKVEAAYRHDLVPVLCVGEGLEIRQAGTHVEHTLEQLRADVDGLDAEKVATLVVAYEPVWAIGTGEVAGPEDAQEMCAAIRAELTKLYDADTAEKVRLLYGGSVKGQNAAAILRERDVDGVLVGGASLDAGEFASIVRFENHLVTD